The Anopheles merus strain MAF chromosome 2L, AmerM5.1, whole genome shotgun sequence genome has a segment encoding these proteins:
- the LOC121592942 gene encoding serine protease Hayan-like isoform X1: MKKGVTFLCFIVCLKVAYSEAEVRKLFNITHVNSSDYMRYHALHLFNNDHPNRLRPALKKCPLSNMLFPVKIFSTEEPYFCSAVFISADFLLAPAMCLKLMQPLDDHPSSHMFVLIEAEHVFYYEGGRRYINKIFYHPKLEEEPVYHNLAVVKLRNPIRETVMENGQSIVACLWSEAKLRNNKVYLGEWFKYHPEQNPAFRWLDVPVITRKECREELSKNKVIIPEFDRGVSETQLCVKDKKNSTMIEFCEPRSSGPLFMTLGNTVYVVGMPTVHIDDCNVQIEVFNRVSSFLDWIEAIVWPHFELL; encoded by the exons ATGAAAAAAGGTGTAACATTTCTCTGTTTCATTGTCTGCCTAAAAGTCGCTTACTCTGAAGCAGAAGTTCGAAAACTTTTCAACATTACCCATGTTAATTCATCGGATTACATGCGATATCATGCATTACATTTGTTTAATAATGATCATCCTAACCGACTACGACCTGCATTAAAAA AATGTCCCTTGTCAAATATGCTCTTTCCG GTGAAGATATTTTCTACCGAAGAACCATACTTTTGTTCCGCGGTGTTCATAAGCGCTGATTTTTTGCTAGCACCAGCGATGTGCCTGAAACTTATGCAACCGCTTGATGACCATCCCTCGAGtcatatgtttgttttaatcgAGGCGGAACACGTATTTTATTACGAAGGCGGTCGCCGGTACATAAACAAAATTTTTTATCATCCTAAGCTAGAGGAAGAACCAGTGTACCATAATCTAGCCGTTGTGAAGTTGCGCAATCCAAT TCGTGAAACGGTGATGGAAAATGGTCAAAGTATTGTTGCTTGTCTATGGTCTGAAGCAAAGCTGCGCAATAACAAAGTTTACTTGGGCGAATGGTTTAAGTATCATCCTG AACAAAATCCTGCATTTCGTTGGCTTGATGTTCCAGTCATAACGAGGAAGGAATGTCGCGAGGAGCTTTCGAAAAATAAAGTAATCATACCAGAATTTGATCGCGGAGTATCTGAAACACAACTATGTGTCAAGGACAAGAAAAATAGTACCATGATTGAGTTTTGTGAACCTCGTTCGTCAGGACCATTGTTTATGACCCTCGGTAACACAGTTTACGTGGTAGGGATGCCCACAGTTCATATTGATGATTGTAATGTGCAAATTGAGGTGTTTAATcgggtttcatcatttttggaTTGGATTGAAGCAATCGTATGGCCCCATTTTGAACTTCTGTAG
- the LOC121592942 gene encoding serine protease Hayan-like isoform X2: MSLVKYALSALFRQVKIFSTEEPYFCSAVFISADFLLAPAMCLKLMQPLDDHPSSHMFVLIEAEHVFYYEGGRRYINKIFYHPKLEEEPVYHNLAVVKLRNPIRETVMENGQSIVACLWSEAKLRNNKVYLGEWFKYHPEQNPAFRWLDVPVITRKECREELSKNKVIIPEFDRGVSETQLCVKDKKNSTMIEFCEPRSSGPLFMTLGNTVYVVGMPTVHIDDCNVQIEVFNRVSSFLDWIEAIVWPHFELL, translated from the exons ATGTCCCTTGTCAAATATGCTCTTTCCG CTTTATTTCGTCAGGTGAAGATATTTTCTACCGAAGAACCATACTTTTGTTCCGCGGTGTTCATAAGCGCTGATTTTTTGCTAGCACCAGCGATGTGCCTGAAACTTATGCAACCGCTTGATGACCATCCCTCGAGtcatatgtttgttttaatcgAGGCGGAACACGTATTTTATTACGAAGGCGGTCGCCGGTACATAAACAAAATTTTTTATCATCCTAAGCTAGAGGAAGAACCAGTGTACCATAATCTAGCCGTTGTGAAGTTGCGCAATCCAAT TCGTGAAACGGTGATGGAAAATGGTCAAAGTATTGTTGCTTGTCTATGGTCTGAAGCAAAGCTGCGCAATAACAAAGTTTACTTGGGCGAATGGTTTAAGTATCATCCTG AACAAAATCCTGCATTTCGTTGGCTTGATGTTCCAGTCATAACGAGGAAGGAATGTCGCGAGGAGCTTTCGAAAAATAAAGTAATCATACCAGAATTTGATCGCGGAGTATCTGAAACACAACTATGTGTCAAGGACAAGAAAAATAGTACCATGATTGAGTTTTGTGAACCTCGTTCGTCAGGACCATTGTTTATGACCCTCGGTAACACAGTTTACGTGGTAGGGATGCCCACAGTTCATATTGATGATTGTAATGTGCAAATTGAGGTGTTTAATcgggtttcatcatttttggaTTGGATTGAAGCAATCGTATGGCCCCATTTTGAACTTCTGTAG